Proteins encoded in a region of the Bradyrhizobium sp. CB3481 genome:
- a CDS encoding DUF4142 domain-containing protein, protein MKYLAPCLALALLATPAMAQSLGEKTGINATLGISPATEDFVKQAAVSDMFEIQSSQLAQERGDAADKSFAATMIKDHEKTTSDLKAMVSSGDLKVALPTELDSTHQSKIDKLKSLNGGDFSARYQLDQVSGHKDAVSLFERYAKGGDHPKLKEWADKMLPTLRHHQQMAQDLSTGKTVGKH, encoded by the coding sequence ATGAAATACCTTGCCCCATGCCTAGCACTCGCTCTCCTGGCGACGCCGGCCATGGCCCAGTCTCTCGGGGAGAAGACCGGAATAAACGCGACCCTCGGTATTTCCCCAGCGACGGAAGATTTCGTCAAGCAGGCCGCGGTCAGCGACATGTTTGAGATCCAATCGAGCCAGCTAGCGCAGGAACGTGGCGATGCCGCCGACAAATCCTTTGCCGCCACCATGATCAAGGATCACGAGAAGACGACAAGCGATTTGAAAGCAATGGTTTCGAGTGGTGACCTGAAGGTGGCATTGCCAACCGAACTCGACAGCACCCACCAGAGCAAGATCGATAAATTGAAATCGCTCAACGGCGGCGACTTCAGCGCCCGCTACCAGCTCGACCAGGTAAGCGGTCACAAGGACGCGGTGTCGCTGTTCGAACGCTATGCCAAGGGTGGAGACCATCCGAAGCTGAAGGAGTGGGCCGACAAGATGCTTCCGACGCTGCGCCACCATCAGCAGATGGCACAGGATTTGTCGACCGGCAAGACGGTCGGGAAGCACTAG
- a CDS encoding DUF6496 domain-containing protein yields MAKKAKKRRYSKGASKKVGRAMKKRKSGTLRSGRSGKKVKSRKQAIAIGLSEARKKGAKVPKKGSKKKGSKKRSKKRSKKS; encoded by the coding sequence ATGGCGAAGAAGGCAAAGAAGCGTCGATATTCCAAGGGTGCATCGAAGAAGGTCGGCCGCGCCATGAAGAAGCGCAAATCCGGCACGCTGCGGAGTGGGCGCTCGGGCAAGAAGGTAAAAAGCAGGAAGCAGGCAATCGCGATCGGCTTGTCTGAAGCTCGCAAGAAGGGCGCCAAGGTGCCCAAGAAGGGTTCGAAAAAGAAGGGTTCGAAAAAGCGTTCGAAGAAGCGTTCGAAAAAGTCCTGA
- a CDS encoding SDR family oxidoreductase yields the protein MQRFDGKVVIVTGAASGIGEATARRFSSEGARVALVDRNEAPLADAARDLPAQLTLAHIADVSDHEAVDEMVATVVRRFGRLDVLVNNAGVYEGGDPAKITNYQWRKVMATDLDGVFFGCRAALPHLEKTKGSIINTASVSGTGGDWATSPYNAAKGGVVNLTRSLALDLGKKGVRVNSVCPSLTRTGMTADMMEDEELLAKFRERIPLGRVCEPHEVAAVIAFLASDDASFVTGANVAVDGGVSASNGQPPLA from the coding sequence ATGCAGCGCTTTGATGGAAAGGTCGTCATCGTCACCGGGGCGGCCTCCGGCATCGGCGAAGCCACCGCGCGGCGCTTCTCCTCCGAGGGCGCTCGCGTGGCTTTGGTCGACCGCAACGAAGCGCCGCTGGCTGATGCCGCACGAGATCTGCCGGCGCAGCTGACCCTTGCCCACATTGCCGACGTTTCGGACCATGAAGCGGTGGACGAAATGGTAGCGACGGTGGTGAGGCGCTTTGGGCGGCTGGATGTCCTGGTCAACAACGCCGGCGTCTACGAAGGCGGCGACCCGGCGAAGATCACCAATTATCAGTGGCGCAAGGTGATGGCGACCGACCTCGACGGCGTCTTCTTCGGCTGCCGCGCCGCCCTGCCCCACCTCGAAAAGACGAAGGGCTCGATCATCAATACGGCTTCGGTCTCCGGAACCGGCGGCGACTGGGCGACGAGCCCCTACAATGCCGCCAAAGGCGGGGTCGTAAACCTGACGCGATCGCTCGCGCTCGACCTTGGCAAAAAGGGCGTCCGGGTCAACTCCGTCTGTCCCAGCCTGACCCGGACCGGCATGACTGCCGACATGATGGAAGACGAGGAATTGCTGGCCAAGTTCCGCGAACGAATTCCATTGGGGCGGGTGTGCGAACCACACGAGGTCGCTGCCGTCATTGCATTTCTCGCCAGTGACGATGCGAGCTTCGTGACAGGCGCAAATGTCGCTGTCGATGGCGGCGTTTCTGCGTCCAACGGTCAACCGCCGCTGGCCTAG
- a CDS encoding CBS domain-containing protein encodes MKVSDAMTPEVQLCTPDDTIRDAAQAMAALGVGLLPVTDNERLVGMISDRDIAIRGIGMSRGPEARVGDVMTAEVKYCYEDQDLDEVCANMGDIQVRRLPVLNRSKRLVGIIALGDIALVQGGNGTGATLSRISRPGGQHAQV; translated from the coding sequence ATGAAAGTTTCCGATGCGATGACGCCGGAAGTTCAACTCTGCACTCCCGATGATACGATTAGGGACGCCGCACAGGCCATGGCGGCGCTAGGTGTCGGATTGCTGCCGGTGACGGACAATGAGCGGCTGGTCGGCATGATTTCCGATCGCGATATCGCCATCCGCGGTATCGGCATGAGCCGGGGACCGGAGGCGCGAGTTGGTGACGTCATGACTGCCGAGGTCAAATATTGCTACGAGGACCAGGACCTCGACGAGGTCTGCGCAAACATGGGCGACATCCAGGTTCGTCGCCTGCCGGTCCTCAATCGCAGCAAGCGGCTTGTCGGCATCATCGCGCTTGGCGATATCGCTCTAGTGCAAGGCGGTAACGGCACCGGCGCAACGTTGAGCCGAATTTCGCGTCCCGGCGGTCAACATGCGCAAGTGTAA
- a CDS encoding host attachment family protein has protein sequence MATETKPRIFHNALVLIGDGQKALFLRNKGTPQQLNLQVEHVLEQDNPATREQGTDRPGRSAGSVGAARSAMEQADWHYIAEERFAGTIADVLYRLAHSNRFDKLVVVAPAKVLGNLRQAFHAEVTERIVGEIPKELTSHPIPDIERLMAA, from the coding sequence ATGGCCACAGAAACGAAACCTCGCATCTTTCATAACGCGCTCGTCCTCATCGGTGATGGACAAAAGGCGCTCTTCCTACGCAACAAGGGTACCCCACAGCAACTGAACCTGCAGGTCGAGCACGTTCTCGAGCAGGACAATCCGGCAACCCGGGAGCAGGGGACCGACCGTCCCGGGCGCTCAGCCGGCAGCGTCGGCGCGGCGCGGAGCGCGATGGAGCAGGCTGACTGGCATTATATCGCCGAAGAGCGGTTCGCCGGCACGATTGCCGACGTCCTGTATCGCCTCGCGCACAGCAACCGGTTCGACAAGCTGGTCGTCGTGGCGCCGGCAAAAGTGCTCGGCAATCTCCGCCAGGCCTTTCATGCCGAGGTGACGGAACGGATCGTCGGCGAAATTCCGAAGGAGCTGACGTCTCATCCTATTCCCGATATCGAACGGCTGATGGCTGCCTAG
- the garD gene encoding galactarate dehydratase yields the protein MQPATAKPLYIRMHADDNVAIVANRGGLHPGAEFSCGLRLVEQIPQGHKVALADIGEGEAIRRYGEIIGHAAAPITRGSWVKEALVRMPDAPSFDNLPKPNGGAIKPPPLEGYTFEGYRNSDGSVGTRNILAISTSVQCVAGTVEFALERIRKELLPKYPNVDDVVAVTHAYGCGVAINAPGAAVPIRTLQNIARNPNFGGEVMIVGLGCEKLQPELLLPEGMSADDEIMRMQDEGLTGFGEIVEDIVQMADARLKILNQRRRETCPASTLVVGMQCGGSDAFSGVTANPALGFAADLLVRAGATVMFSEVTEVRDAIHLLTPRAASQDVADALVREMSWYDRYLAGGEADRSANTTPGNKKGGLSNIVEKAMGSVIKSGTSPIAGVLAPGERVSQKGLIFAATPASDFVCGTLQLASGMTLHVFTTGRGTPYGLAAVPVIKVSTRSELKQRWHDLIDVDAGSIATGDATIEDVGWEIFRLMLDVASGRETWAEHWKLTNALALFNPGPVT from the coding sequence ATGCAACCCGCCACCGCGAAGCCGCTCTACATCCGCATGCACGCAGACGACAATGTCGCGATCGTCGCCAACCGCGGCGGCTTGCATCCGGGCGCCGAATTTTCCTGCGGGTTGCGGCTGGTCGAGCAGATTCCGCAAGGGCACAAGGTTGCGCTCGCCGACATCGGCGAAGGCGAAGCCATTCGCCGCTACGGCGAGATCATCGGCCATGCCGCGGCGCCGATTACCAGGGGAAGCTGGGTCAAGGAAGCACTAGTGCGCATGCCCGACGCGCCGTCGTTCGACAATCTGCCGAAGCCGAACGGCGGCGCGATCAAGCCGCCGCCGCTGGAAGGCTACACGTTCGAGGGCTATCGCAATTCTGACGGCTCGGTCGGCACGCGCAATATTCTGGCGATCTCGACCAGCGTGCAATGCGTCGCCGGCACGGTCGAGTTCGCGCTCGAGCGCATTCGCAAGGAGCTGCTGCCGAAATATCCCAATGTCGACGATGTGGTCGCGGTGACACACGCCTATGGCTGCGGCGTTGCGATCAACGCGCCGGGTGCGGCCGTGCCGATCCGCACGCTGCAGAACATCGCCCGCAATCCCAATTTCGGTGGTGAGGTCATGATCGTCGGTCTCGGCTGCGAGAAGCTGCAGCCGGAATTGCTGCTGCCCGAGGGCATGAGCGCCGATGACGAGATCATGCGCATGCAGGACGAAGGCCTCACCGGCTTCGGCGAGATCGTCGAGGACATCGTCCAGATGGCCGATGCGCGCCTCAAGATATTGAACCAGCGCCGCCGCGAAACCTGCCCGGCTTCCACGCTGGTGGTCGGCATGCAGTGCGGCGGCAGCGATGCGTTCTCCGGCGTCACCGCCAACCCGGCGCTGGGCTTTGCCGCCGATCTTCTGGTCCGCGCCGGCGCCACCGTGATGTTCTCCGAAGTCACCGAAGTGCGCGATGCCATCCACCTTCTGACGCCGCGCGCGGCGAGCCAGGATGTTGCCGACGCGCTGGTGCGCGAGATGTCCTGGTATGACCGCTATCTCGCCGGTGGCGAGGCCGACCGCAGCGCCAACACCACGCCGGGCAACAAGAAGGGCGGCCTCTCCAACATCGTCGAGAAGGCGATGGGCTCGGTCATCAAGTCGGGGACGAGCCCGATCGCGGGCGTGCTCGCACCGGGCGAGCGCGTCAGCCAAAAAGGCCTAATCTTTGCGGCAACGCCGGCGAGCGATTTCGTCTGCGGCACGCTGCAGCTCGCCTCGGGCATGACACTGCACGTCTTCACCACCGGCCGCGGCACGCCCTATGGCCTTGCCGCCGTCCCCGTCATCAAGGTCTCGACCCGCAGCGAACTCAAGCAGCGCTGGCACGACCTGATCGACGTCGACGCCGGCAGCATCGCCACCGGCGATGCCACGATCGAGGACGTCGGCTGGGAGATCTTCCGCCTCATGCTCGATGTCGCCAGCGGCCGCGAGACCTGGGCCGAGCACTGGAAGTTGACCAACGCGCTCGCGCTGTTCAATCCGGGCCCGGTGACCTGA
- the ytfQ gene encoding galactofuranose ABC transporter, galactofuranose-binding protein YtfQ — MTSKALLAATALVAITLSLPATAAELTVGFSQIGSESGWRAAETSVSKSEASKRKVTLKIADAQQKQENQIKAIRSFIAQGVDAIFLAPVVSSGWDAVLKEAKEAKIPVVLLDRDIDPSGKELYLTAVTSDSVHEGAVAGEWLAKALSGKQCNVVELQGTVGASVATNRKKGFDSVVVKNANLKVVRSQTGDFTRAKGKEVMESFIKAEGGGKNICAVYAHNDDMMVGAIQAMKEAGLKPGKDILTVSIDAVPDIFKAIAAGEANATVELTPNMAGPALDAIMAYKAKGTVPPKWIQTESKLYTAADEPQKIYDSKKGLGY, encoded by the coding sequence ATGACCTCCAAAGCCCTTCTTGCGGCCACTGCCTTGGTCGCCATTACCCTTTCGCTTCCCGCGACCGCCGCTGAACTCACGGTCGGCTTCTCCCAGATCGGATCGGAATCCGGCTGGCGGGCGGCGGAGACGTCGGTCTCCAAATCGGAAGCCAGCAAGCGCAAGGTCACCCTCAAGATCGCCGACGCGCAGCAGAAGCAGGAGAACCAGATCAAGGCGATCCGTTCCTTCATCGCGCAGGGCGTCGACGCCATCTTCCTCGCACCCGTCGTGTCGAGCGGCTGGGACGCGGTGCTGAAGGAGGCCAAGGAAGCCAAAATCCCGGTCGTGCTGCTCGATCGCGACATCGATCCCTCGGGCAAGGAGCTTTATCTCACCGCCGTCACCTCGGACAGCGTGCACGAAGGCGCGGTGGCCGGTGAGTGGCTGGCGAAGGCCTTAAGTGGCAAGCAGTGCAACGTCGTCGAGCTGCAGGGCACGGTCGGCGCCAGCGTCGCGACCAACCGCAAGAAGGGCTTTGACAGCGTCGTCGTCAAGAACGCCAACCTCAAGGTGGTGCGCAGCCAGACCGGTGACTTCACCCGCGCCAAGGGCAAGGAAGTGATGGAAAGCTTCATCAAGGCCGAAGGCGGTGGCAAGAATATCTGCGCGGTTTACGCCCATAACGACGACATGATGGTCGGCGCGATCCAGGCGATGAAGGAAGCCGGCCTCAAGCCGGGCAAGGACATCCTGACGGTGTCGATCGACGCGGTCCCTGATATCTTCAAGGCCATCGCAGCCGGCGAGGCCAACGCCACCGTCGAGCTGACGCCTAACATGGCAGGGCCGGCGCTCGACGCCATCATGGCCTACAAGGCGAAGGGCACGGTGCCGCCGAAGTGGATTCAGACGGAATCGAAGCTTTACACGGCGGCCGACGAACCGCAGAAGATCTACGACAGCAAGAAAGGCCTCGGCTACTGA
- a CDS encoding sugar ABC transporter ATP-binding protein translates to MNAASDPGPALLEVRGLCKSFGALRALQEVDFTLRAGEIHALLGENGAGKSTLIKAVTGVFPRDAGFVKLGGVEVAPRSAKAAVDAGIATVYQEVNLLQNLSVAQNLYLGRQPTRFGLVREAEMRRRATELLAEFDLHIDVAEPLGNYSVAIQHITAIARAVDQSARVLILDEPTASLDRHEVEILFSVMRKLAQRGIGVIFVTHFLDQVYEICDRITVLRNGRLIGERTTAELPRIELIRMMLGRELAETTSERAAARARQAGEVCARFEGYGKAGYVAPFNLSLRRGEVVGLAGLLGSGRTETARLVFGAERADSGSATVDDRPVRLQSPRDAVAHGFGYCPEERKTEGIIADLTVRENIVLALQAKRGLAKPLSRTEQDEIAMRFIRMLDIRPPEPERPIGLLSGGNQQKVLLARWLATSPRLLVLDEPTRGIDVGAHAEIIRLIRELCDDGLALLVISSELDEIVTYSDRVIVLRDRSHIDELEGEAIDVSNILAAIAAGTAGAEAGQS, encoded by the coding sequence ATGAATGCAGCTTCCGACCCTGGCCCCGCCCTGCTGGAAGTCCGCGGCCTCTGCAAGAGTTTTGGCGCGCTGCGGGCCCTGCAGGAGGTCGATTTCACCCTGCGGGCCGGCGAAATCCACGCGCTGCTCGGCGAGAACGGCGCGGGCAAGTCGACCCTCATCAAGGCGGTGACCGGCGTGTTCCCGCGCGATGCCGGCTTCGTCAAGCTCGGCGGCGTCGAGGTCGCGCCGCGCTCGGCCAAGGCCGCGGTCGATGCGGGGATTGCGACCGTCTATCAGGAAGTCAATCTGCTGCAAAACCTGTCGGTGGCGCAAAATCTCTATCTCGGCAGGCAGCCGACGCGGTTCGGCCTGGTGCGCGAGGCCGAAATGCGCCGACGCGCCACCGAACTGCTCGCGGAATTCGACCTGCACATCGATGTCGCCGAGCCGCTTGGAAACTACTCCGTCGCGATCCAGCACATCACGGCGATCGCGCGCGCAGTAGACCAGTCGGCGCGCGTCCTGATCCTGGACGAGCCGACCGCGAGCCTCGATCGGCATGAGGTCGAGATTCTTTTTTCAGTGATGCGCAAGCTCGCACAGCGTGGCATCGGCGTCATCTTCGTCACGCATTTTCTCGATCAGGTCTATGAGATCTGCGATCGCATTACGGTGCTGCGCAACGGCCGCCTGATCGGCGAGCGGACGACCGCCGAGCTGCCCCGCATCGAACTGATCCGCATGATGCTCGGCCGCGAGCTTGCGGAGACGACAAGCGAACGCGCAGCGGCGCGGGCGCGGCAAGCGGGGGAAGTTTGCGCGCGGTTTGAAGGCTACGGCAAGGCCGGTTATGTCGCGCCGTTCAATCTTTCGCTTCGCCGCGGCGAGGTGGTGGGGCTCGCGGGCCTGCTCGGCTCGGGGCGCACTGAAACCGCGCGGCTGGTGTTCGGCGCCGAGCGCGCCGACAGCGGCAGCGCCACTGTCGATGACAGGCCCGTACGACTGCAATCGCCGCGCGATGCGGTCGCCCACGGCTTTGGCTATTGCCCAGAGGAGCGCAAGACCGAGGGCATCATCGCCGATCTCACCGTGCGCGAAAACATCGTCCTGGCCCTGCAGGCCAAGCGCGGCCTCGCAAAACCGCTGTCGCGCACCGAGCAGGATGAGATTGCCATGCGCTTCATCCGGATGCTCGACATCCGCCCGCCGGAGCCGGAACGCCCGATCGGGCTGTTGTCCGGCGGCAACCAGCAGAAGGTGCTGCTCGCCCGCTGGCTCGCGACATCGCCGCGACTCCTGGTGCTGGACGAGCCGACCCGCGGCATCGATGTCGGCGCCCATGCCGAGATCATCCGCCTGATCCGCGAACTCTGCGACGATGGCCTGGCGCTGCTCGTGATCTCTTCCGAACTCGACGAGATCGTGACCTATTCGGACCGGGTGATTGTGCTGCGCGATCGCAGCCACATCGACGAGCTGGAAGGAGAAGCCATCGACGTCTCCAATATCCTGGCGGCGATTGCCGCCGGGACAGCCGGTGCAGAGGCCGGGCAGTCATGA
- a CDS encoding ABC transporter permease, whose product MMARLQRGLPQIIALLVILAIDRAVSPQFFDLRMQDGRLFGSLIDVLNRGAPVALLALGMVLVIATRGIDLSVGAVMAISGAIAASLADGHGLPLALAAALGAGLLCGLWNGFLVAVLGIQPIVATLILMVAGRGVAQLITEGRIITFTAPDLVWLGNGAVLGVPTPVAVVLGMLIVTGAVVRGSALGLLIEATGGNARASELAGIGTRAMILAVYVWCGLCAALAGVIAAADIMGADANNAGLWLELDAILAVVIGGTSLFGGRFSLVLAMVGALIIQAMNTGILLSGYPPEFNLLVKAAVVLVVLLLQSPRLASAGAMLGRARQ is encoded by the coding sequence ATGATGGCCAGGTTGCAACGGGGGCTTCCCCAGATCATCGCACTGCTGGTGATCCTTGCGATCGACCGCGCCGTGTCGCCGCAATTCTTCGATCTGCGGATGCAGGACGGGCGGCTGTTCGGCAGCCTGATCGACGTTTTGAACCGCGGTGCGCCGGTCGCGCTGCTGGCGCTTGGCATGGTCCTGGTCATTGCGACGCGGGGCATCGATCTGTCGGTCGGCGCGGTCATGGCGATATCGGGCGCGATTGCCGCGAGCCTCGCCGATGGCCACGGCCTGCCGCTGGCGCTGGCTGCCGCGCTTGGCGCCGGGCTGCTGTGCGGCCTCTGGAACGGTTTTCTTGTCGCGGTGCTTGGCATCCAGCCGATCGTTGCGACCCTGATATTGATGGTCGCCGGGCGGGGTGTCGCGCAGCTCATTACGGAGGGGCGGATCATCACCTTCACCGCGCCGGATCTGGTCTGGCTCGGCAACGGCGCCGTGCTCGGCGTTCCGACGCCGGTGGCCGTCGTGCTCGGCATGTTGATCGTCACAGGTGCCGTGGTCCGCGGCTCCGCGCTCGGTTTGTTGATCGAGGCGACCGGCGGCAATGCACGGGCGAGCGAACTGGCCGGGATCGGCACGCGCGCCATGATCCTGGCGGTCTATGTCTGGTGCGGCCTGTGCGCGGCGCTCGCCGGGGTCATCGCCGCTGCCGACATCATGGGCGCGGACGCCAACAATGCCGGGCTCTGGCTGGAGCTCGACGCGATCCTGGCGGTCGTGATCGGCGGCACCTCGCTGTTCGGCGGTCGCTTCAGCCTGGTGCTGGCGATGGTCGGTGCGCTGATCATCCAGGCTATGAACACCGGCATCCTGCTGTCGGGCTATCCGCCGGAGTTCAACCTCCTGGTGAAGGCGGCCGTTGTGCTGGTCGTCCTGCTGTTGCAGTCGCCGCGCCTCGCCAGTGCCGGCGCGATGCTGGGGAGGGCGCGCCAGTGA
- the yjfF gene encoding galactofuranose ABC transporter, permease protein YjfF: protein MRRLPPVAITAIVFVAGFALCTAQFPNFASTRVVANLLTDNAFLGIVATGMTFVIISGGIDLSVGSVIGFTTVFVALAIERLGVPPLAAFAAILLLCAAFGAAMGAIIHIFDMPPFIVTLAGMFLARGASFLMSTESTPISAPLYSAVSDFAWRLPGGGRLTAIALIMLAVVGAGAVLLHFTRFGANVFALGGSRTTTALMGIPVGSMTVRIYMLSSVLAGLAGIVFSFYTAAGYSLSAVGVELDSIAAVVIGGTLLTGGQGSVVGTLLGVLIQGLIQTYINFDGTLSSWWTKIVTGVLLFAFIALQQAMLGIARRTAPRKAGGPKS from the coding sequence GTGAGAAGGCTGCCGCCGGTTGCGATCACCGCCATCGTTTTCGTCGCCGGGTTTGCGCTCTGCACGGCGCAATTTCCTAATTTTGCCTCGACGCGCGTCGTGGCCAATCTGCTGACCGACAATGCCTTTCTCGGCATTGTCGCGACCGGCATGACCTTTGTGATCATTTCCGGTGGGATCGACCTCTCGGTCGGCTCGGTGATCGGCTTTACCACCGTGTTCGTCGCGCTCGCGATCGAGCGCCTCGGCGTGCCGCCGCTTGCCGCCTTCGCGGCGATCCTGTTGTTGTGCGCCGCTTTTGGTGCGGCGATGGGTGCCATCATCCATATCTTCGATATGCCGCCTTTCATCGTCACCTTGGCCGGCATGTTCCTCGCCCGCGGTGCCAGCTTTCTGATGTCGACGGAATCGACGCCAATATCGGCGCCGCTCTATTCGGCGGTATCGGATTTCGCTTGGCGGCTGCCGGGCGGGGGGCGGCTCACCGCCATTGCCCTGATCATGCTCGCCGTGGTCGGGGCCGGCGCCGTGCTGCTGCACTTCACGCGCTTCGGGGCGAATGTCTTTGCGCTCGGCGGCAGCCGCACGACTACAGCCCTGATGGGTATCCCGGTCGGATCGATGACGGTGCGCATCTATATGCTGTCGAGCGTCCTTGCCGGCCTCGCCGGCATCGTCTTCTCCTTCTACACCGCGGCCGGCTACTCGCTGTCCGCGGTCGGCGTCGAGCTCGATTCCATTGCGGCCGTGGTGATCGGCGGCACCCTGCTGACGGGCGGCCAAGGGTCGGTGGTCGGCACCTTGCTTGGCGTGCTGATTCAGGGCTTGATCCAGACTTACATCAACTTCGATGGAACCTTGTCGAGCTGGTGGACCAAGATCGTGACAGGTGTCCTGCTGTTCGCCTTCATTGCGCTGCAGCAGGCCATGCTGGGCATCGCCCGCCGCACCGCCCCCCGTAAGGCAGGAGGCCCCAAATCATGA
- a CDS encoding FadR/GntR family transcriptional regulator, whose translation MTSRLVVIPTRRAHSNHAEVARSIGVDIIAGRYAEGGRLPGDAELTAMFGVSRPVLRESVKTLVAKGLLTTKARVGTVVRERGAWNMFDADVLAWHLDAGIDRRFLNDLAEIRLAVEPRAAALAAHRRSEADIAELNRSMARMRSEASDSVGFADGDLALHLAVANASGNLFMRSIGNVIEAALRASFLLSAPVETQDRETVLLWHQRIVDAIVSGDAGAATAAMTEVIHNGLRRHEETPASSAATSAIPATAEPGEQS comes from the coding sequence ATGACGTCCCGGCTTGTCGTCATCCCGACGCGGCGCGCCCATTCCAACCACGCCGAGGTCGCCCGCAGCATCGGCGTCGATATCATCGCCGGCCGCTATGCCGAAGGCGGCCGCCTGCCGGGCGATGCCGAGCTCACGGCGATGTTCGGCGTGTCCCGGCCAGTGTTACGCGAGAGCGTCAAGACGCTGGTGGCCAAGGGGCTGCTCACCACCAAGGCGCGGGTCGGCACTGTCGTGCGCGAGCGCGGCGCCTGGAACATGTTCGACGCCGACGTGCTGGCCTGGCATCTCGACGCCGGCATCGACCGCCGCTTTCTCAACGATCTCGCCGAAATTCGCCTCGCGGTCGAGCCGCGCGCGGCCGCGCTCGCAGCCCACCGTCGCTCGGAGGCCGACATCGCAGAACTCAATCGCAGCATGGCGCGGATGCGGAGCGAGGCGTCCGACTCGGTCGGCTTTGCCGATGGCGATCTCGCGCTGCATCTGGCGGTCGCCAATGCCTCCGGCAATCTGTTCATGCGCTCGATCGGCAACGTCATCGAGGCGGCGCTGCGCGCCTCGTTCCTGCTCAGCGCGCCGGTTGAAACACAGGACCGCGAGACGGTGCTGCTATGGCACCAGCGCATTGTCGATGCGATCGTAAGCGGCGATGCCGGGGCAGCCACCGCCGCCATGACCGAAGTCATTCACAATGGACTCCGGCGCCACGAGGAGACTCCGGCATCCTCTGCTGCCACGTCAGCGATACCGGCCACGGCCGAGCCTGGAGAACAGTCATGA
- a CDS encoding Gfo/Idh/MocA family oxidoreductase, translating to MNPLRVAIVGFGKIARDQHVPAIAATEGVELVAVASRNASLPGVPHAATLEELLREGPPIDAVALCTPPRVRHAQAATALAAGKHVMLEKPPGATVAEITPLVTAARSAQRTLFATWHSRYAPAVEPARQLLAGRKVTSVKITWKEDVRVWHPGQAWIFEAGGLGVFDPGINALSILTRILPQPLFVTSADLAFPANRDAPIAANLALSDAYGLNITAELDFLQTGPQSWDIDIETDAGPVTLSRGGAKLQAGGKQLVDAPDAEYAGLYRRFRDLTMAGESDVDLAPLQLVADAFLLGRRRMVEPFED from the coding sequence ATGAACCCGCTTCGCGTCGCCATCGTCGGCTTCGGCAAGATCGCCCGCGACCAGCACGTGCCCGCGATCGCCGCGACCGAGGGCGTCGAGCTGGTCGCCGTCGCCAGCCGCAACGCCTCGCTTCCCGGCGTGCCGCATGCGGCCACGCTCGAGGAGCTCCTGCGCGAGGGACCGCCGATCGATGCGGTCGCGCTGTGCACGCCGCCGCGGGTCCGCCACGCCCAGGCGGCGACGGCACTGGCCGCCGGCAAGCATGTGATGCTCGAGAAGCCGCCGGGCGCCACGGTGGCCGAAATCACCCCGCTTGTGACCGCTGCGCGGTCAGCGCAGCGCACCCTGTTCGCGACATGGCACTCGCGCTACGCGCCGGCCGTCGAGCCGGCGCGGCAGCTGCTGGCCGGCCGCAAGGTTACGTCCGTCAAGATCACCTGGAAGGAAGACGTGCGGGTTTGGCATCCCGGGCAGGCCTGGATCTTCGAGGCGGGTGGGCTCGGCGTGTTCGATCCCGGCATCAATGCGCTGTCGATCCTGACCCGTATTCTGCCGCAGCCGCTATTCGTGACGTCGGCCGATCTCGCGTTTCCGGCCAATCGCGACGCGCCGATCGCCGCCAACCTTGCGCTCAGCGATGCCTACGGGCTTAACATCACAGCGGAGCTCGATTTCCTCCAGACCGGCCCTCAGAGCTGGGACATTGATATCGAGACCGATGCCGGCCCGGTTACGCTTTCGCGCGGCGGCGCAAAGTTGCAGGCAGGGGGTAAGCAGCTCGTCGATGCCCCCGATGCCGAATATGCCGGGCTCTATCGCCGCTTCCGCGACCTCACCATGGCCGGCGAGAGCGATGTCGATCTGGCGCCGCTTCAGCTCGTCGCCGATGCGTTCCTGCTGGGCCGGCGCCGCATGGTCGAGCCATTCGAGGACTAG